From Bacillota bacterium:
TGGTATTCATGTGGATTGTATTTCACTAAGTATCCCTCCAATCTGTTCTATATCATCCAGGCAATAGACCAAAAAGCCTAATGCCTCTAATTGCTTCTTTCTTTTATTCTGTAAAGGACGCATCTTTTTCCCTGTTGCCTTACATTCGACAAAGGCGATTCTTCCCATGGGAAGTAATACAATGCGATCAGGCATGCCATCTATACCAGGACTCACAAATTTCGGGGCCATACCTCCCATGCTTTTTACTGTCGCTACCAGTTTTTGTTCTATATATTTTTCTTGCATAAATGACCTCCATAAATTGATTAGGAACAACAAGCACAACTTTTAACGTTTTTTCCTATACGCGCGCATACACACGCTCACGATGCTTTACTACTACTATTTATTAATTTATTACTAAGTAGTAAAACTCTTGTTCCACTCATTCCAGTAAAGCCAAAATGTCGGTAATGACTGGGTTTTTAAGAGAACAAGCATAAGGAACAACCATAGAACAAGGAACGACCTTACTCATTCTTCTCGTAACAACGTTGCCTACCGTAAATGGGAAAATTACTTGTTCCGTTCTTGTTCCCTTGGTACTTGTTCCACCCATTAATCTTTTTCATAATGCCTGCAATGGCATAGGAGTCCGCAGGCTTCATGGCGGAGGCATCCCTTCCAAAGCATTCACACCAAATTTCCATATTGCAAACAATCGTACGTTCTACCGTGCCAACACGGGATTCCCCACCAAATTCACTACCGTTTAGGTAATTTCTTCGCTCGTATAAGGACAGGGCATTCCAATCATCGGGTAAAAGCGTATCGAGATAGCTGCGAACAAGGCCTTCTCGCTCATCACTTTCCATGGCATCTGCCTGCTCATTCGTTGCCAACTCTACATCACTGCCCTCTAAATAGAGCTTTTCACCTTTGGCATAAAGCACCAAAGTTTCTGCCCAAATCTGCTCTACATCGTATACGGACATCTGCCATGCTTTTCTTTTACCGTCACCACTAATACGCACTGGCCAGAATCTTCGGTTACCCGTGATGTCTCGCAAAAATCCACTTTCTGCATTGGTAGAGCCGACAATGATACATTGACGTGGGTGGCTTTCAACATTCACCCCATAACTGGCACGGTATTTATCATCCGATCTTGAAATAAAGGATTTCACAACCTCCACATCGGTTTTTCGCATGCCAGCTAGTTCGCCCAGTTCTAAGATCCAGTATCCTTGAAGTTTTTCAGGGCCTGCTTTGTCTTTCATATCCGTGAGGGTTAAACTATCAGAAAACCAATCGCCTGCAAGCTTTGCAAAGAAGGTAGACTTACCGATGCCTTGTGGTCCATTCAGAATTAAAACGCTGTCGAATTTCGTGCCAGGATGAACAATTCTAGCGACTGCTGCCACCATCATTTTTCTAGTAACGGCTCTGGTATAGGAATTATCTGTTGCATTAAAATAATCAATCAGTAAGGTCTCAACGCGATCGGTTCCATCCCACTCTGGTAGATGATCCAGGTATTCTTTTATAGGATGATAGGATCGCTCTGCTGCGACTGCTAGTATTGCGTCCTTTGTTTTGGTTGGGGAGTAGATGCCATATTTATTAGATAGATAAACTTTAAGGGCTGCATTATCTGAATCATTCCAGCCACCCTTCATCTGTTCCCAAGGCAATCCATCTCTAGCATCGATTCCATCACGGTGCTTATTAAAGGCAATGGATTCTAGTTCTGAATCGTTGCGGATGATAAGAACG
This genomic window contains:
- a CDS encoding VRR-NUC domain-containing protein → MQEKYIEQKLVATVKSMGGMAPKFVSPGIDGMPDRIVLLPMGRIAFVECKATGKKMRPLQNKRKKQLEALGFLVYCLDDIEQIGGILSEIQST